The stretch of DNA CGCATTCTCGTTCTAGTTTTCACGATATCGTGGCTCGACGACTTCGGGACGCGAAAACGTCAACACTTTTAATGGGACCGCGCATACCGAGCCCCGGTCAAATGGATGATTTATGCTGGCTCCGACTTACGCTTCCGTTTTCAAAATTCCCGCGTGCGCTCTGCCGATCGGGATCGTCCTAACGCTCACAATACGCTGTACACGTGTATTTTTAACGATAATTGATAAACGCAAATATTTATACGGACATTCTTTGCAAAAGTTATTTAACCAGTtgactgtggaatttaattttaaaaatccctcacggcgcggaatgaAAATCCAGCAATGACGAatgtacacgtcgaacgcaagCCAAACGCGGCTATTATAATAGCCAAAGCCCTTGTAAAGCTAaacgagaaagaattacattcttattcgataagaaatttaaaatttattaacgttaaccctttgcacccgaagccattttaactctaaaacgaaacatttcttccgacctagaatatttcccttctatatgtattttttcatgctatacatacgaaaatggtgcaatttactcgtagagtacagaaatgtttagtaattttttaaatgcaaacaaatttaataatgtaacaaatattttgaataatgatacagccatttttagtggcgccttacagtcgccattcgagtgctaagggttaaccgcaccgcaatagagtttcggattgacgtgtgtacacgtcgaacgcgcttaacCGGTTAAATCGTCTGTTACGTGAAAACACGTACTTCTTTaagtaattttaatgaaatggaaattactagactgcggatcttcagcATTTGTTGCAACAAATAGGAGCCATtctcttcaattcttttaatctgtctaTTTATAACTTTGATTCTAGACGGTTTCCAGTTGTTTATCCTTGAAAGGTCTCTTGGGACACCATATCGAGTTTGTATTTAGCGCGCGACGAAAGGTGGAGGGGAGAGGGGGGCTACCGGTGCGACCTCAGCAGGAAGTACCTGTAACCTGATTGGACGGGACCCTTAACGGCTTTTTACAAAAAGCAGCCGATTTCGTTTTCATATGTCACTTCTCCCTTCCCCTCGTGTAAGGTGGAATCTTTTTATGACGAAGTATAAAATATGTTTAATGATTTACTCGAGAAAGATCTTCGAAATCTAATCGCGGCGCCTGCGGGAGAACGTCGAAAATGCATCGGGGGAACAAAGGGAGCAAGGTCGTCGGTAGAAAATCGAGGGGCCCAGAGGTGCCATAATAACAATACGAAAAATGGCCATATACGGTGACGAAAATCGTCGATCATTGCGCGCACCGCTTTCCACCCACGTGTCGACGCCTGACCATCGCAAGTGACGATCAGAAAACCATACCGACATGTCCGAGCCCGATGGAAATTATTTGTTGGCTAACACACGCGCCTTACGTAGGCAGATCCATTCACGGTATACATCGTGATGCTCGCCCACGCGACACTCTGCCACACGGAATTAACGCACACGCATTCCCTTTTCTCTAGGAAACGTTGCTCCTCTACTACCAAGAAATCTCATTTATCGAACACGAATTTATATTTCACGTTTCATCGATCATTTCCTCGAACAAGCCTGTACGTTCGATCGTCCATCTCGTACGTGAGTTCTGtagttccaaaaaaaaaaaccgatgGAGTTTTTGTTTCATAATAGAAAATTCCTATCGCAAATGCTTCGAGAAACTTTTTCTCGGGCCTTTTAAGAATTTCATCAGGGCAAGATGACGAGTCTGTTACGGCGAAGAAAGAAATTCGTCCGGGAGGATTCGTCATTGTCGTCGTGAAGCGAAGGGGCATTTTTCATCGGAGACGAAATtcgctggggggggggggtaatggGGGACACGCAAAAAAGCACACGTTCGGCCCGTTCGCGATGCAGTTTAACGTGTTTTATGGACGGTAGTACATAAAACTATTTAACTTCTGGTTAAATGGTAGCATAAATGCCGGTGGTATATAACAGGTGAGAAGGGCCCGAAAGAGGCTGGTTTCCGACGTTGCCTCTtctcataaaaataaagaaCTCGAATTCCAAAGCAGTGGTTGTCAACCCCCCGCCGTACCCCGCGCCCTCTCGAACGATGGCTCGGCGAACCTAACCTTACGGACGAGCCAATGCCACCCGGGTTACGCACACAGGCTCGCGTCCCGATCGTAACAGCTGAACGAGAAAGAATTAGACTTGTTCGGCCCGCGATCGTTGTTCAACCAGAGTCATCCGAATTCCTGAATCATTCTCGAGCACGTTGATCGATCCACGGATCGAGAACCCGGGTTCCGCTTTCGTTGACCCGGCCGCCGCTGCTGTTGTCGTTGCCAACCAAAATGCGGAAATATTTGGAGGATCGAGGGAACCGTAAAACGGTGCGCTGAATCCTCGAGAGATCGCTGTTCTCCACGATTCCACGCGAGACAATCTAGTTTCGAAATAATCTACCGTTCCACCTACTTACGCTGTTAAGACCAATTCGAGCTAGAAATAAATCGTTTTAATTATATCATTCGTTATACAATGTTCTTTCTTCCCGGTTAAACGACAACCGAGATCCAATTTAATCTACAACAGGAACGCAACGACGGTGTATAGAAGTCCATTGATGTTCGCATTGAtgttcattctaaaactaaatttttcttccgtcttagaatattttcattttattcatacgaaactgattcgatttccacatataatatttaaacgtttagtaatctattgaatacaaattttgtaatgtaacaaatattttgtaatattttttgtaatttccttgaaatactgccacaacaatttctagtggtgcttcagagtcaccactcgagtgctaaggattaacAAATCATGCGTgcgcgtatttatttttcaaaataaatcgGACCGCCAATGTTTGTTTACGCTGAACTTATCGAGATAATATGATAACCGTGCGAGGTGTAATTTCCTTTCGGTTGGAAGGCGGTTAGAGTTTCGAATCTTCCGTTCCCGATTGATCGATTCTTTCAATCTTCCCGAAGACGTGCCACCCCGCGGGGATTAAATTGGCGTTAATTTCGCGCAGGAGAGTAAAGTACAGTGTTCCGTTACACGTGACAAACAGGAACCAGGAAGATCGGGTTCCCATTGATCGTACAGGTCCGAGAGAAGTGGACCCTTCCTCTCGGGCCGATCGCCGATTAATCACGTGAACGGCTTTCGTTGGTTTCGTATCGTCGCGCGTTCGATACCAGCCGAACTGCGACTAACTTAATTCTCTTCCTCGGTATGCACAGGGCGACCGCTTAGGCAAAACGAGCGAAGAATATTTAGCCGTATATGTGTCATAAGCTATTTTAATCTGCTTCCCCATTGCCGCCACTTATGCTCCTGCCATTACCGTTCCATTTCAAGTGAAACCATAACTGTAATACCattgtttcttttgttttcgatttatttGTCGCGACCTGTTATTCTCGCGAGCACCGTGTCGGCACCGTGTACGCGTGTGCGTGCGTACGGTTGCACACGAATACTGATTGCTTTAGCCGGGCAGATGACAGGCCCGACTAATATTACCGCGCGTACCGCCGACGCATTTATCAAACTTTAATCAAAAAGCACGTAACGTGCATACATACGTCGGGAACGCAGGCGCATTAAGCAGCGCGGCATTATCCGAACAACGATTTCGTCGATTGTTCTAATTGATTCTTCGTTGATTGTTTCCAGATTCCACGACGCTCGACCGATACACCGGCCGctcgaattttaacgaaaatacTGGTGGCTCACCCCTTCCGGCAGGTGATCTTACGCTGCTACACCATAAGTGAATCATCCCGATAATGATCACTCCCGTTGGTCGCACGGTCCCGTTCACGATCGCAATTTCTCAGATACAGTTTCGCGAAAAACGAAACGGGAATCGGAAATCGTAAAAATCCGGATGGATTAAGAAAATTTGTAGTTGCATTGGGAGCACACTTACCCTTTTGCCTTCGATCCGGCTGTACGATCTTCCCGTTTCAGATCCTGTGGGATACACGTAAACTCGTTACCGATGCTCCTCTCGGAGGTGAACGAGCAGTTCCTGCGATCTTCTTCCGGTGAATCACTTCATTTTTCGTTTCGTCGATCGTCGCTGGGTTCGATCGATTCGATTTCCTATAGAACACGACGCTTGGCGTCTACCAGCACACTGGAATGTAGACCGACAGGTTTTGAACCGCGATAAAGTATGCAGTTGTTCGCCCCACTACTACCGTTGAAAAGTCACTAGCGAAGGTGGAGGTCCCTATCACGAggtccctatcctataccggcTACGATGATCTATGGTTTGCGGTCTGTAGATCGCACACCAACAGAAACAACAATAAACCATCCTAAtgacattttttcaaaaacaACTTTCGCTTGTATTGACCCATTTGCACCTTGGCGTATATACACGCGTTATTTTCCTGTCTAAAACACGGGTATTATCGCTCAAATGTATGTATACACGTGACAATATGTGCAAACTACTGAAATATTCAGTAGTTTTTCATTTTGGAAATTGTTCTACTCTGATATAATAAAAGAAGTTGACAAGGACATCATTTTTCATTCTTCCTTACTATGTAAATGGGTTACTTAACAAAGGTTTACTTCATTATCAGATAATTGTAAAGAGACATCcaagaaattcaatttcgttTAGGAAAAACTTATTCTTTTAAGACAATATGTATTATAACTGTATTATTATACTATATGTATTATtataacaaaatattagaagaatttaagaatatcatgATAATATggtcaacttattaaaatgattattttgcataaaaatccgccgtTTGTTTATTGTACATGAAATGCATGGATGATTTGTTAATACAGATTCAAATTTCCCTCTCTTATTATTAGTTTGCCTACCTAAACACGAGCAGCGTTGCAAAATGATTTATAAAGAGAGTCGTCGATCTATAGAGTAAATATTCGTGCGCAGAAGTTGACGTAATTTGAATTTCCCGCTCTTTCGTATTTAGTTCCGATTTTGAACAGGGGTGGTACTACAGTATTAATTATTTACATATCTACATCATGGATGCTCGATCCACGTGTAAATAGTGTCGATCGGTTTGTGTATAGACATGTTCGAATTTAAGAAATAATAGAcactatttattgttttctgAAAGAACACCTGTGTGTTATTGTTTAAACGTTTGTCGCGTGGtaagaaaaaggaaaatgttAACGTCAAAGGTTTTCTTCCGGAAAACCAAAAGCGGCAATGTCTTTAAGGTAAACGACAGATGAAAACATTAATTGAGTAACCCGGATAATTGCAGCTCAGTGAGCGTTAAATAAatgcatttatttcttttatgtttAGACGGTCCGGGAGCATTATCTCCGGGATGACATTCACTGTGGCTCGCAAGCTTGCGATAAATGCTTGTACAGAAACAAAAATATCATTTTGGACGACGAAGATACCAGCGTAAAAAATTCTAGACTCTCGCAACCGTACTACCTTTTATTGGACACTAATATCGTTCTAGATCAAGTGAGTATCATTTCTATGAAACATTGATGACATTTCGAATCGatttataaaacgaaaattttttaaacttcagATCGACATTTTGGAAGAAGATGTTATTTGTAATGTCATCATTTTGCAAACAGTGTTAGAGGAAGTAAAGCATAAAAGTTCCACAGTATTTAAAAAGTTGAAAGCTATTATCAGCGAGACGCATaggaaattttatgtatttattaatGAACATCACAAGTATGTAAAAGTTATACGTTGAATACATTAGTCTCggtcgaaaattatttttgtattgttacaatatatttttgttatacaGGGAGACATACATTGAACGTAATCCTGGTGAAAGCATGAATGACAGAAATGACAGAGCAATTCGTCTTGCGACAAAGTGGTACAACACTCATTTAGCTGCTAGCAATTTCAATATTAAAACTGTTCTATTAACAGACGATTCAAGGAACAAAGAATTAGCAGAACAGGAGGGTGTACCAGTCCTATCAAgtaacttcttttttttttttttttgttaattttgtgAACGTGAAGAGattcaaatattattattacatacATCTACAAATTTGTTTTCAGTGGAGGATTATGTACTATCATTAGAAAATTCAAGCCTGCTAGCAGATAAATTATGCAAACGTAGTTATGGAGCAGAGAACAGAGGCCAACAATTTTTCCCATGTCATCTTACCCCAGTTCAGCTGCACGATGGTATCAAAAATGGGAAATTTTTGCAAGGAACGTTTACAGTCTCTCGAGAGAATTTTCTTGAGGGTTATGTGAACACAGAAGGCAGAGAAAAATCTGTAGGTGCCAGACTGCTTTCTATATTCTTTGTCACGTCTAAATATgactataattattatatatgtttGTTTTTAGATTCTTATTCAAGGTCGAAGTAACCTTAATAGAGCTGTTGATGGTGATACAGTCGCAATAGAGCTTTTAGCAGAGGAAGAATGGTCCTCTCCCAGTGATATTGTCCTGCAGGATGAAGTGGAAGCGGATGCAAATGATGTTCTTGAAACGGAGAAAGTATTAGACAAATTTGTTACCACCAGTAAAATGGAAAAAACGCCTACTGGAAAGATTGTTGGTATAATTAGAAGAAACTGGAGGCAGTACTGCGGGATATTGCAGCCTAGTAACATTGATGGGGTAAAGAGTCTGGAGTGCTCATCATTTAAACCATACATCCATCGCACGCCTATAGTTGCATCTCATAACCTTATTATGTTTTCTCACTAGAATGTGAAACATTTGTTCGTCCCAGCTGAACGTAAAATACCGAAAATTCGAATCGAGACTAGACAGTACGAATTGTTGAGGAAACAGAGAATCATAGTTGCCATCGATTCATGGCCGCGAAACTCTAGATACCCCCTGGGTCACTTCGTTCGCGCTTTAGGCGAAATAGGAGACAAAGCGACCGAGAACGAAGTCATTCTTTTGGAACACGATGTTCCGCATAGTCGGTTCTCCGATGCCGTTCTTGGCTCGCTTCCTAAAATGCCTTGGTGTATCACTGAATCTGTATGTATACCGATAAGGCGAGATTTATTCGCCAAAATAATTTACGCAAACTAAACGCACGTTTTAACGTTATCTAGGACATAGCACAGCGAGAGGATCTCAGGTATCTAGATGTATGCTCGGTCGACCCTCCAGGATGTACAGACATTGATGATGCACTCCATTGCAAACCATTACCCAATGGTAATTTTGAAGTCGGTGTACACATCGCTGATGTAACACACTTTATTAGACCTGGCACAGCTTTGGACAAAGAAGCTGCGTTGCGAGCGACAACTGTATATTTGGTTGACACAAGGATTCAAATGATTCCAGGTGAAGACCACGAATTTATTAACAATGTGTCAACAGCATATTGGTAAAACAACtgacgaaatatttgttacagaATTACTTAGTACAAATCTATGTTCTCTAAGAGGAAACGAAGAAAGATTTGCATTCTCTTGTATATGGGAAATTGACGCTGATGCAAATATAATTAACACCAGATATTGCAAGTCTATAATTCGTTCACGGGCAGCCATGACCTACGACGAAGCCCAATTGAAAATAGACGACCACACTCAGCAAGATGTACTTGCACAGTCATTGAGAGGTCTTAATAATTTAGCGAAGAAGTTAAAAAAGAAACGTTTAGAAAACGGGTGCGTACACTGTTGCTACGAGAtatgaattatttattaacaGCTGAATTTTTTGCATTGTAGTGCACTGGTACTAGCTTCGCCAGAAATTCGTTTCCAAGTTGATGACGAGACTCACGATCCTATCGACGTGGAggcgaagaaattaaaagaaaccaATTCCATGGTCGAAGAGTTCATGTTGCTTGCCAACATATCGGTCGCTAAAAAGATTGTTGAAGAATTCCCCGAGTGTGCAGTGTTGAGAAGACATCCGGAACCACCGCCGGCCAATTTCGAGCCTCTAATAAAAGCAGGAAAAAATCAGGTATAAAAATCTCTCTGGAAGATTAACGGACAATGTCATTAATTTATGCTGCTCCAATAGGGCTTCGCTATAAACGTCAACAGCGGAAAGGAATTGGCAGAATCTTTAGATCAATGTCATAAAGAGGGCAATCCGTACTTTAACACTATGTTAAGAATACTGGCAACTCGTTGCATGATGCAGGCCGTGTACTTCATTAGTGGCATGCACCAGCAAAGTGAATACTTCCATTATGGTTTAGCGTGCCCTATTTATACCCACTTCACGTCGCCCATTCGAAGGTAAGAGTTTCTAATGATTCCtatcaccagactgcggatttcatacatttatggcaaaaatggatgTGTGAAAAACttaaattattttcgacttagtGAAACAAGATATACGTTCTCGTTTAGCTCCATTTCTTACGCTcaacttagaaaatatttattttgcataaaaatccgcagtctacctatCGCCAATAGAattaatacattttcatttaatacaTAGATACGCGGACGTGATGGTTCATCGTTTATTGGCGGTCTGCATAGGAGCTGATGCCACTTATCCCGAATTATTGGATAAAAAGAAGAACCATTCTCTCTGCCATAATCTgaattatcgaaataaaatggcTCAGTACGCCGGTCGTGCATCCGTTGCACTTAATACTCATGTTCGTATTTGTCACAGTCTTTTATCTTTCCGTTTAAACATCGTATTAATGATTTCTTTTTCCATGTAGCTGTTCTTCCGAGAGAAAATACAAGACGAGGAGGGATACATACTTTTCGTGCGAAAGAACGCTTTGCAAGTGCTGATTCCGAAGTACGGTCTAGAAGGAACTTTGTACTTGCACGACAACAAAGAAGCAGCTGTTTCGTTCCAATACAGCGTAGAGGATCATTCGCAAACTTGTGGGAATATCGTCTTCCGCACGTTTGATCCTGTTATTGTGCAAATTTGTTTGGACAGGTCTAATGTACAGCACGAGAAATTGATATTCAAACTTGTTCATCCATTTGTAAGTACATCCAATAAATTATAATACAATCTTTACAAGTAACCATAAATAACAAATTCTTTTGATACAGATCTCAGGATTTAGCGTCCCTCCGGTGAGTCCACAGATCTCATGTCCTGTGCAACAACAAAGTACAGCAGAAGTACCGAAACGAAAGTTAGACGAAGATAAACATATGGAGGATAGTACTGAAACAGTTGAaagcaaaaagaagaaaaagaagaggaagaagaaggggaaaGAGAATCAGGATCATTAATCAATTCTACCTTTCGAGAGATATATTTTCGAGTGTATTTTGTACattaaatgttttaaatatctGTACAGCGAagaataaatcattttataaCCTATAACCACTTTGCATTGTTGCACTATTGCACGGTGGCTATATTATGTGGGACAGAAATAACGAAAACAAAAACATGTGTACATACGATTCGATTCATACGCgagaataaagatttttttctcCAAGGTAACAACAAGCGTTTTAATATGTTCTAAACCGATTATATGAAAACCTAAAAGATATGGGGTTATGCATTCCGAGTCGATTTTCCTAAGCGACAGAATCCTTCGGAGGTACATAAGAAAATAATGTATCATTATTTTCTGTGAAATGAACATTAGTCGCAGATATAAATACGCGTATTAACATATACAATTCTACACTTTAAGCATAAGTTTGATAACATTTTCTATATATAGTGCGTACACATTATGCGCATGCATGCGCATATACGCTCATGCTGCGGGTAAATCAGTAAAAAATACGCTGTCATTTTCGACGAACTAGAAAGAAACACGTCCCGGAGAGTCGTTGTTCCCCGTTTGGTGAAGGTGCGGGGCCGTTTCGTGAAAACGGGGTGTCTCCTTAGCATATTGCTTTTTTGTGGAAAGTTCCACGTTATCACGATGGGTTTCGGTGTTGCGCCAGGAATCGGGTTCGTGGTGCCAACATAACCGGTCGCGGGGCTAGAGATATTTGCGGGAAAAATCGCggctggaaaaaaaaagaacgatttGGAAAGGTTGTTTGTCGGGAGGCGGTAAATCGGCTCGTCGAATTTCCTGTCGATTTCCGTCCGATTGGCCAGCGAGCGCGGCACGCGCGCAGGAACGTTCCCTTGGTTGAAAGTTGGTGTTTTGATGTTTGTAGTTCCGGCGAAGTGGAGCAACGAAACAGACCACGGGGGTCGCACGCGGGGTACCGATACGCGTGTTACGGTGTGCGCGGATAtcgtaaataattatttttttaaacccCGTCCCAATCGCAGTCGCGGTTACGATCGAGATCCTGCACGTAGCATAGCGTGACTTTCGTGTACGATTTATCCACGAGGCCGGCTCGACTATCGAACTCTGTTAAATATGGCGAACAGTGTAGCACCAGATTCGTGGGAACAGCAGGCGGACAACGGAGACATCGGCCCGCCGCAGGACAAGTCCATCGAGAGCAAATTCTCGACTCTGAACGTGAACGCTGCGGAATTCGTGCCTTCATTCTGCATTCATTCTTCACCGCAGGACAGTAACGCGGCCGACAGTTCCTGCAATGTCGCTGTCATGACGAATAGTGTAACCACCTCTGTGCCCCCTGAAATACACCATGGTTAGTTCTAACAGAGAATCAAAACTAATCCTGTAACCGATCTGTCAGTCGGAGTCCGAATCTCCCAGCTGTGCAGTCCTGTCGGGCTGAGGTTTACCATCCTTTTGTTGTAGCTGCTCCGACTAACCCCCATTGCCTTGCTCACACAGAGAACCACGCAGCCTGGTAGTACCGCAGGACACGATCATTGAGCGAATGAAACTTTTGATCAGATGTTTAGACTCCAGTTGTAAACAGATATTGGTAATCGTTCTTCCTTGTAGCACAAGCAAACGTACTTACGTAGCGCATATATTACGAATGGAAACTCAACGTTGTGCAACGCTGGTGCTAatattaaatagaaaatatttacacGTGCGATCAAAACATTCGGTTGACAATTAGGTGCTAGATTGATTTCAGGAAGATTTTCAGAACCTTTTCTGctaatataatatttcattcgCTGCGTAATCGTTGTGCAATTGCTCAGACTTTCTTAATTGTTGATTATATAAGTCTGCCCTATGTAATTTTGATTACTTTCACGTAAGAAGTATTTTTATGACTACTTTTTAATTGATTGCTCGATGATCGATTATATAAGAGATCTGTGATCTATAAATCACGTCGAATGTGTAAGAGATCATAAATCTATTTAATGTCTGATAAATTGAGcctaataagtagactgtggatctataCTTAAAATAAAGATTGTATAAGGGGAACAAAACAGGTGCTAAATAGAAAGTATGTTCTctctttaatgattttaatcggCTGAACCTAACATATtgatatttttgtcataagtgaaTAAAAGCTGTAGTTTACTAATAAGTAGGATGAGGATATTCGAATCTAAGGAATCGAACGGTTTTGTTCTAGGCAATACCACTCCAGTGGTTCTACCAGATCCAATTGGCAGCCGTGTGGAGGAACCGCCTGCCGGGGGAGGGGCTCCACCTCCGAATGTCACTGATCAAATAAATACTAGTCCTGAGCATCAACCAGCTGACTCCTGGGAAGAAGCAGCGGTGGATGGAGATCCTCTGTTAACTCCTGAAGATGAAGAAGTATGCTCAAGCTTTTATAAATAGCCTGACATACATAGGAGGAGCTCCCTCAGAGtttgtttaattttcaattcttAATACTCGTACTAAATTCTCCCTTAAGAAACGTTCGAACAGCTTGAGTAGGTAGTCAAACAGTCCCTTTGGTTGCCTGGCATCATCATTTCAAATTCGAATTGTTTCTAGGTTGACAATGAGGAAGACGAagaaatggttgttaaagtacCTAAAAAGAAGCCTGTTAAGATAACTGAAGACACTAAGAGTAAAAAGGAGCATGTTAATGTTGTTTTTATAGGACACGTTGGTAAGTGGTGCATTTGCACGCGTATGCACAGGAATATAAGGACGATAAGATGATAATAATGATTGTATATGCTACAGATGCAGGAAAATCAACGATTGGTGGACAAATTATGGCATTAACGGGGATGGTGGACAAGAGAACCCTCGAGAAGTACGAGAGAGAAGCGAAGGAGAGAAGTAGAGAAACGTGGTACTTGAGTTGGGCGCTAGACACGAATCAAGAGGAGCGAGAGAAGGGAAAAACGGTGGAAGTTGGCAGGGCGTATTTTGAAACCGAGCGAAAGCATTTCACGATCCTGGACGCTCCAGGTCACAAGAGTTTTGTACCGAACATGATTGGCGGCACGGCACAGGCCGATCTCGCAGTTCTAGTAATCTCCGCGCGAAAGGGCGAGTTCGAGACTGGCTTCGACAGAGGCGGCCAGACAAGAGAACACGCTATGCTGGCCAAAACTGCTGGCGTGAAGCATTTGGTTGTGTTAGTAAATAAGATGGATGATCCGACCGTCGAGTGGGATGAGGGGAGGTACAATGAATGCAGGTGTGTATCGGGAATACAATCGAAGAGCCCGCGTCACGGATCACCGGCTAATCCGCATCGAAATATACTATTCGTTTGATTTTCTACACAGAGACAAAATACTGCCATACCTTCGCAAACTGGGATTCAACCCGGCAAAAGACCTCACCTTTATGCCAGTTTCCGGGCAGCTAGGCATCGGCTTGAAAGACCCAATACCGGAACATCTATGTACGTGGTACTCCGGCCCGCCATTCATATCTTTCATCGATTCCCTACCTTCGCTTAATCGTAAGAACAGCGGACCCTTCATCATGCCAATTGTTGATAAGTATAAGGACATGGGAACAGTGGTGATGGGCAAGGTCGAAGCTGGAGAAGCGAAGAAGGGACAGTCACTACTTGTTATGCCTAATAGGGTAACGTATCGATGGTTGCATGAGATACAGGGTATCCCTGCTAAATGGgatcacctaaatatctccCCTATTGTTGTATGAACGAATCGTAAATCGAAATCTAATAGAACGAGGTCAGGATTTAAATCTTTAAATGCAAgtacagtagagcctcgatgGTCTGTGCTAATCAGTAGATAATACAACAATTACTTAGTTTCGGTACGTAACTATATCCTTATTGAATTGTGCAATAAATCGTGTAGCA from Halictus rubicundus isolate RS-2024b chromosome 8, iyHalRubi1_principal, whole genome shotgun sequence encodes:
- the Dis3 gene encoding exosome complex exonuclease RRP44-like protein Dis3 — its product is MLTSKVFFRKTKSGNVFKTVREHYLRDDIHCGSQACDKCLYRNKNIILDDEDTSVKNSRLSQPYYLLLDTNIVLDQIDILEEDVICNVIILQTVLEEVKHKSSTVFKKLKAIISETHRKFYVFINEHHKETYIERNPGESMNDRNDRAIRLATKWYNTHLAASNFNIKTVLLTDDSRNKELAEQEGVPVLSMEDYVLSLENSSLLADKLCKRSYGAENRGQQFFPCHLTPVQLHDGIKNGKFLQGTFTVSRENFLEGYVNTEGREKSILIQGRSNLNRAVDGDTVAIELLAEEEWSSPSDIVLQDEVEADANDVLETEKVLDKFVTTSKMEKTPTGKIVGIIRRNWRQYCGILQPSNIDGNVKHLFVPAERKIPKIRIETRQYELLRKQRIIVAIDSWPRNSRYPLGHFVRALGEIGDKATENEVILLEHDVPHSRFSDAVLGSLPKMPWCITESDIAQREDLRYLDVCSVDPPGCTDIDDALHCKPLPNGNFEVGVHIADVTHFIRPGTALDKEAALRATTVYLVDTRIQMIPELLSTNLCSLRGNEERFAFSCIWEIDADANIINTRYCKSIIRSRAAMTYDEAQLKIDDHTQQDVLAQSLRGLNNLAKKLKKKRLENGALVLASPEIRFQVDDETHDPIDVEAKKLKETNSMVEEFMLLANISVAKKIVEEFPECAVLRRHPEPPPANFEPLIKAGKNQGFAINVNSGKELAESLDQCHKEGNPYFNTMLRILATRCMMQAVYFISGMHQQSEYFHYGLACPIYTHFTSPIRRYADVMVHRLLAVCIGADATYPELLDKKKNHSLCHNLNYRNKMAQYAGRASVALNTHLFFREKIQDEEGYILFVRKNALQVLIPKYGLEGTLYLHDNKEAAVSFQYSVEDHSQTCGNIVFRTFDPVIVQICLDRSNVQHEKLIFKLVHPFISGFSVPPVSPQISCPVQQQSTAEVPKRKLDEDKHMEDSTETVESKKKKKKRKKKGKENQDH
- the Erf3 gene encoding eukaryotic translation release factor 3, producing the protein MANSVAPDSWEQQADNGDIGPPQDKSIESKFSTLNVNAAEFVPSFCIHSSPQDSNAADSSCNVAVMTNSVTTSVPPEIHHGNTTPVVLPDPIGSRVEEPPAGGGAPPPNVTDQINTSPEHQPADSWEEAAVDGDPLLTPEDEEVDNEEDEEMVVKVPKKKPVKITEDTKSKKEHVNVVFIGHVDAGKSTIGGQIMALTGMVDKRTLEKYEREAKERSRETWYLSWALDTNQEEREKGKTVEVGRAYFETERKHFTILDAPGHKSFVPNMIGGTAQADLAVLVISARKGEFETGFDRGGQTREHAMLAKTAGVKHLVVLVNKMDDPTVEWDEGRYNECRDKILPYLRKLGFNPAKDLTFMPVSGQLGIGLKDPIPEHLCTWYSGPPFISFIDSLPSLNRKNSGPFIMPIVDKYKDMGTVVMGKVEAGEAKKGQSLLVMPNRTAVTVDQLWSDDEEVTSVGPGENVKIKLKGIEEEDVSPGFVLCDSNNPIKTGRVFDAQVVILEHKSIICAGYSAVMHINCAAEEVTVKALICLVDKKTGEKSKTRPRFVKQDQVAIMRIECSGVICLEKFKLFPQLGRFTLRDENKTIAIGKVLKVVE